A section of the Triticum dicoccoides isolate Atlit2015 ecotype Zavitan chromosome 7A, WEW_v2.0, whole genome shotgun sequence genome encodes:
- the LOC119331772 gene encoding uclacyanin 1-like, producing the protein MAAATRALLVAAVTAAALFGTALGATYTVGAPAGSWDLRTNYTRWTSTIRFYTGDELRFQYPAAAHNVVEVTKTAYDNCSSSSPVATFPSGNDVIPLAAVGTRYFICGLPGHCAGGMKVQVNVQSKVVRCRRRGTRQRCTQTTPQPSSAAQAGAEPVLALGLAAVLAGLMLLY; encoded by the coding sequence ATGGCGGCAGCTACCAGAGCTCTCCTTGTTGCCGCAGTGACCGCGGCGGCGCTGTTCGGCACGGCGCTCGGCGCCACCTACACAGTCGGCGCACCGGCCGGGTCATGGGACCTCCGGACAAACTACACCCGatggacttccaccatcaggtTCTACACCGGCGACGAGCTCCGGTTCCAGTACCCCGCTGCGGCGCACAACGTGGTGGAGGTGACCAAGACGGCCTACGACAACTGCAGCAGCTCTAGTCCCGTCGCCACGTTCCCGAGCGGCAACGATGTCATTCCGCTCGCCGCCGTCGGGACCCGGTACTTCATCTGCGGCCTGCCGGGGCACTGCGCCGGTGGCATGAAGGTACAGGTCAACGTCCAGTCCAAGGTAGTGAGATGCCGAAGGAGAGGGACGAGGCAGCGGTGCACACAGACAACGCCACAGCCGAGCTCGGCGGCTCAGGCTGGTGCTGAGCCTGTGCTAGCGCTCGGGCTGGCCGCCGTCTTGGCTGGCTTGATGCTTCTCTACTAG